GGTTATTGAAGTTGTTGCAGCAAGATGTTAATCTCCAAAGAACACACAGATGCCTGGTTTCCTTTTGTTTTTAGCTATGCGGCCAAAAGGTGGCTTCGTTTGGTGATGGTAATATTTTCTCAGTTTCTTTAGAGAAGATTTCAGGTTGGACTATCATGAATTCTCAATCTTTTTGGAGGAGCGTTGTTGCGTCTATCTCCCCATATTCCACAAATTAACATGGTAAATGATGATGACCTGACGGTCTTCTTTTGTGGTGGCAGAGGGTGCTTGGTGTATCTGTAAGCCTGAGCTGGGTGACACTGCTCTCCAGAAGACACTGGACTATGCTTGTGGAGCTGGAGCTGACTGCACCCCCATCCTCCAAAATGGAGCTTGTTACAGTCCCAACACAGTGAAAGACCATTGCTCGTATGCTGTGAACAGTTACTACCAGAGGAAGGGGCAGACACAACAGGCTTGTGATTTCTCAAGCACTGCTACTCTTACTACCACGGATCCTAGTGAGTTCCTAACCCTTGTAAACCTCTGTGCATGAACAACACCTTTGTCCATGTAAACTGGAGACTAATCTTGATGCAATTGCCTGTAGGTAAGAATGGTTGCACTTACCCTGCAACTCCCAGGTATACATGTATATAGATGTCTGAGTAAAGTATACATCCAACATCATGTTTGATCCCACTCGCTTCTCTTCCTCCAGCGCTGCAGGCACAAGCAATTCTACACCAGCAACAAGCACCCCGGGCACAAGCCCCGGCACCTTCACTCCAACCACCGGAGGACTGAGTGGATTAGGGCCCACGAGCAGCATTTCCACCGACAATATCAATGGTGGTTTCCTCCCAAAGGCAGGGATggattccctcctcctcctcctgattGCCATTTGCTCAGGGATGGGTTTGTTGGGTTGATGAACAGCTGTAGTGGAAGTCAGATGCTGAGTATTTATTGAGAGCTGATGGCTGTGCAAAAAGTTGGGTGATCCCGTTGTTGTAAAATGGTTTGATCCAGAGACATTTCTCATCTATTCCATGTTCCTTCTTTCCCAAGTGGACAGAAGAAT
The DNA window shown above is from Musa acuminata AAA Group cultivar baxijiao chromosome BXJ2-4, Cavendish_Baxijiao_AAA, whole genome shotgun sequence and carries:
- the LOC103982150 gene encoding PLASMODESMATA CALLOSE-BINDING PROTEIN 3 — translated: MRYCILKYNITLPACFGVFFCCPQLPLLLPCPLSLSLSLSPETCASFPVMAALAFAVLMLAMIGGSEGAWCICKPELGDTALQKTLDYACGAGADCTPILQNGACYSPNTVKDHCSYAVNSYYQRKGQTQQACDFSSTATLTTTDPSKNGCTYPATPSAAGTSNSTPATSTPGTSPGTFTPTTGGLSGLGPTSSISTDNINGGFLPKAGMDSLLLLLIAICSGMGLLG